From Nicotiana tabacum cultivar K326 chromosome 20, ASM71507v2, whole genome shotgun sequence, one genomic window encodes:
- the LOC107783938 gene encoding basic leucine zipper 43-like yields the protein MIPSEAAAIHYFASENTSPLPLDFNFMHNNLPSLQFSRYLTNLPNYPTSLPVHDFNNMPPSCISGNSTSDEADEQQLRIIDERKKRRMISNRESARRSRMRKQRHLDELWSQVLRLRTENHNLIDKLNQVSDCHERVLQENAELKQEASDLRQMLTHLQINSPFPDLFDLDDVPCNTAHLKAESSNLSITPCTNLLH from the coding sequence ATGATTCCATCAGAAGCAGCAGCAATTCACTACTTTGCTTCTGAAAATACTTCACCTCTTCCTCTTGATTTCAACTTCATGCACAACAATTTACCATCACTCCAGTTCAGCAGATACTTAACCAATCTACCAAATTATCCAACCTCTCTTCCTGTTCATGACTTCAATAATATGCCACCATCTTGTATCAGCGGTAACTCTACGTCTGATGAAGCGGACGAGCAGCAACTTAGGATCATCGACGAGAGAAAGAAGCGAAGGATGATATCTAATAGGGAATCAGCAAGAAGATCAAGGATGAGGAAACAAAGACACCTTGATGAACTATGGTCTCAAGTTCTTCGTCTTAGGACGGAGAATCATAATTTGATCGATAAGTTAAACCAAGTCTCGGATTGTCATGAAAGAGTTCTTCAAGAAAATGCAGAGTTAAAACAAGAGGCTTCTGACCTTCGTCAGATGCTTACACATCTCCAAATTAACAGTCCTTTCCCTGATTTATTCGACCTCGACGATGTTCCATGCAACACTGCTCATCTCAAAGCTGAATCATCAAACCTATCCATCACTCCTTGCACAAATTTGCTTCACTGA